Sequence from the Aquimarina sp. Aq107 genome:
CAGATACCTTTACATAACCACTAGCAAATACAATAGCATTTGGTGGTGTTGCCATAGGTAACATAAATGCACAACTAGCAGCCATTGTTACTGGAATTAATAAATGTAACATTGGTATATCAAGTCCTAATGCAATACCCGCCACCACAGGAACAAAAATCGCTACCAGCGCAACATTACTCATCAATTCGGTCATAAAAAGCATAAAAACGATCAGTAATAGTGTAACTACTAATAAGCTCAATCCTTTATTAGCAGCAATCATATTAGCTACCAACTCTATTAAACCTGCATGTGACAGACCACTTGCCAAAGCTAATCCTCCACCAAATAAAATTAAAATCCCCCAAGGAAGTTTTTGTGTGTCTTTCCAAACCAATGTAAACTCTCCTTTACTTAACTTAAAAGGAATAACAAATAAAGCGAAGGCTCCCATCATACTAATTCCAGTATCTGATAATTTTAAACCAGGAAAAAAACCATTAATTGTAGTTCTAGAAATCCATAAAAATATCACCGCACTAAAAATCATTAACACTCTTCTCTCAGTTTGTTTAATTTTACCAAGCTTTTTTAATTCCTTATCAATAACTTCTTTAGAAGCAGAAAAGTCAACAATACGATTAGGATATATCCATTTTACGATCACTAAGTAAACAATTCCGATCATCAATACAGAAAAAGGAAATGCTAGTAACATCCAATTCAGAAAAGAGATCTCTATTTTATATTCATTTTCTAAAAATCCAACTAAGACAGAGTTTGGCGGTGTACCGATAATAGTTGCAACTCCACCTACATTAGCAGAAAATGCAATCCCTAACATAATGCTCAGTGCAAAGTTTCTGTCATTTTTAGTAAAACCATCCTTATCATCTACTAACAATTGAATTACGGATAACGCAATTGGCAACATAACTACTGTACAAGCCGTATTACTAATCCACATACTCATAAAAGCAGTGGCAATCATAAATCCAAGAATTACACGATCAGGACTGGTTCCTGTTATTTTTATAATAGACAGTGCTATTCGCTTATGGAGATTTACTTTTTCTAAAGCCAACGCCATCACAAAACCACCAAAAAACAAGAATACTATTGGGCTACCATAACTTTGCGAAACCGTTTTTAGGTCCAAAACTCCCACTAATGGAAATAATATTAAAGGAATCAAAGCCGTAACCGATATAGAAACTGCCTCCGTTATCCACCAAACAATCATCCAAACCGCTACCGAAATTACTTTGTCGGCAATTTCTGAAACGAGAACAATAGGAAGATTGATCAATAGCAAAAATAATATCGGCCCTGCTATTAATCCAATCTTTTTGATGAGTGGATATGGTGTCATTTATTTTTTGCTACTTCCAGTGAATTGTTGAGATTTATTACTAAATAACACATTAAAAGTTGTTAAACTTCCATACATACGTGTAATATATTGCTGTAGATCTACCTTATCTTGATCATCAATTACCTTAGAACTATTGATCTTTTGTTCCATGACACGGATACGATCTCGTACCATCACTATTTTATGAAAGAAGGTATCAATCGGAATTTCTTTAGAAGCTAAATTAGTGTCTCCAGGTTCTAGTATGATCTTACCACCTTTCCATTTATCTGCAATTGGAACAATTTCGGAGATATCACTGTATCTTTTTAATAATTCTCTAAATGTTCGTTCTACTTCATAGAAACTAATAGTATCAACTTCATCCTCTACTCCATCGATTATTTCAAAATCTTCATCAACATCAATAGTTTCTAATCCATTTTCTATAAAAGTTACCCAATACATTTTTGCGGTAACATTAGTAACTACACCCAATCCATAGGTTGGATGCTTTATTCTAGAGCCAATTCCTAATATCATTAATCTATGTTTTTAAGCTAAAATAAAAAAGTATGACGGTTTTATACACTGATTAATAAAAAATTATAACAGCTATTTAACAATTGTAAAAGCCAGCCTCATTTTACTAACACATTACAAATAACTACATTTGCAATCTTGGTTAAAAATTTATGGCAATTTCAGAGGAAAATATTGAAGTTTTAGGAGCAAGAGTTCATAATCTAAAAAATATTGATGTAACCATACCCCGTGAAAAACTTGTTGTTATCACAGGGTTATCGGGATCAGGTAAGTCATCATTAGCTTTTGACACAATTTATGCTGAGGGACAACGCAGGTATATTGAAACTTTTTCTGCATATGCTAGACAATTTTTAGGGAGTTTAGAGCGACCTGATGTGGATAAAATTGATGGCCTCTCTCCTGTTATTGCTATTGAACAAAAAACTACAAGTAAAAGCCCAAGAAGTACAGTAGGAACAATTACCGAAATTTATGATTTCTTAAGACTATTGTTTGCTCGTGGTAGTGATGCCTATAGCTATAATACCGGCGAAAAAATGGTGAGCTACAGTGATGAGCAAATCAAAGATCTTATTCTTAAGGATTTTAATGGAAAGAGAATAAACATTCTCGCTCCTATTGTACGATCTCGAAAAGGACATTACCGAGAACTTTTTGAGCAAATAGCCAAACAAGGTTTTGTTAAGGTTAGAACAGATGGTGAGATCAAAGATATCACCAAAGGCATGAAATTAGATCGATACAAAAATCACGATATTGAAATTGTTATTGATCGTCTTGCAGTTAGTGATGATAAAGACAACTCTAAACGATTGATGGAAACCATTAATACTGCTATGTATCATGGTGATGATGTCTTAATGGTAATTGAACAAGAATCTCAAGAGGCACGTTTCTTTAGCAGAAATTTAATGTGTCCTTCTAGTGGAATCTCCTATCCTAATCCTGAACCAAATAACTTTTCATTTAACTCTCCAAAAGGAGCATGTCCTAAATGTAACGGTATTGG
This genomic interval carries:
- a CDS encoding DASS family sodium-coupled anion symporter, translating into MTPYPLIKKIGLIAGPILFLLLINLPIVLVSEIADKVISVAVWMIVWWITEAVSISVTALIPLILFPLVGVLDLKTVSQSYGSPIVFLFFGGFVMALALEKVNLHKRIALSIIKITGTSPDRVILGFMIATAFMSMWISNTACTVVMLPIALSVIQLLVDDKDGFTKNDRNFALSIMLGIAFSANVGGVATIIGTPPNSVLVGFLENEYKIEISFLNWMLLAFPFSVLMIGIVYLVIVKWIYPNRIVDFSASKEVIDKELKKLGKIKQTERRVLMIFSAVIFLWISRTTINGFFPGLKLSDTGISMMGAFALFVIPFKLSKGEFTLVWKDTQKLPWGILILFGGGLALASGLSHAGLIELVANMIAANKGLSLLVVTLLLIVFMLFMTELMSNVALVAIFVPVVAGIALGLDIPMLHLLIPVTMAASCAFMLPMATPPNAIVFASGYVKVSEMVKAGLILNIISVILLVLLFKFYVSLLF